CGACGTGGTCGATGGGCCCGATGAACACCCTGAACTCGGCGTCGATGGTCAACAAGGGACTGGAGCTCATCGAGGCGTCCCTGCTGTTCGGCATCCCCGCCGACCGCATCGACGTCACGGTCCACCCGCAGTCGATCATCCACTCCATGGTCACGTTCGCCGATGGCGCGACCATCGCGCAGGCGTCGCCGCCGTCGATGAAGCTGCCCATCGCCCTGGCGCTGGGCTGGCCGGACCGCGTCGCCGGCGCGCAGCCGGCGCTCGACTTCCGCGATGCGATGGACTGGCGCTTCGAACCGCTTGACGACGACGTGTTCCCCGCCGTCCGGCTCGCCCGCGAGTCCGTGACCGCCGGGGGCTGCACCCCGGCGGTGTACAACGCCGCCAACGAGGAGGCGGCGGAGGCGTTCCTGGCCGGGCGCATCGCCTTCCCGCACATCGTCGACGTCGTGGGGGAGACCCTGGCCGCGGTCGACGCGGCCGCCGAGCCGCGCGACGTCGCCGACGTCCTCGACGTCGAGGGGCGGGCGAGGGCGCTGTCCACCGAGTTGGCGGATAAGCTGGCGCGGTGACTTTTCTACTGGGCGTCCTTCTCTTCGCGCTCGGCATCGCGGTGACCATCGCGCTGCACGAGTGGGGCCACATGCGGGCCGCCCGCATGTGCGGCATGCGGGTGCGCCGCTACTTCATCGGTTTCGGCCCGACCGTGTGGTCGACGAGCCGGAAGCACGAGGGGGCCGGCGGCCACATGACCGAGTACGGCCTCAAGGCCGTGCCGCTGGGCGGGTTCTGCGACATCGCGGGCATGACCGCCCAGGATCCCGTGGAGCCGGATGAAGAGGAGCACGCCATGTGGCGCCGCCCGTGGTGGCAGCGCATCGCGGTGCTCTCCGGCGGCGTGGTCATGAACCTCATCGTCGGCGTGCTGCTCATCTACATCGTGGCCGTGGCGTGGGGCCTGCCGAACATGAACGCCGACTTCTCGCCGCGCGTCAAGGCGACGCAGTGCGTCCCGGCCACGCAGAACGCCGACGGCACACTGCCCGAGTGCTCCGGCACCGGGCCGGCCGGCGACGCCGGACTGCGGGTCGGCGACGTGATCACGTCGGTCAACGGGACGGCCGTGAAGACCTACCCGGAGGTCATCGAGGCGGTCGGCTCGTCGTCAAGCGAGACCATCGAGTTCACGGTCGAGCGGGCGGGGAAGGCCGAAACGATCTCCGTGGTGCCGGAAGTCGTCGAACGCCGGTCCTCCGATGGCACCGTCAGAAAGGTGCCCGCCGTCGGCGTGCTGTTCGAGCGGCCGCAGAACACCCTCAACGAATTCACGCCGCTGACCGCCGTGCCCGGTGCGCTCGCCTTCACCGGCGACATGTTCGGCGCCGTGTGGGACGGCCTGCTGTCCATCCCGTCGAAGGTGCCGGGCGTCGTCGCGTCGATCTTCGGCGCCGAACGCGACCAGGAAAGCCCCATGAGCGTCGTCGGCGCCAGCCGCGTCGGCGGCGAAATGGTGGAGAACGACATGTGGAGCGGGTTCCTGATGATGCTCGCGAACCTCAACTTCTTCCTGGCGCTGTTCAACCTCGTGCCGCTGCCTCCGCTGGACGGCGGGCACATCGCCGTGGTCGTCTACGAGAAGCTCCGCGACCTCGTACGCCGCCTCGCCGGCAAGCCCGCGCTCGGCCCGGCCGATTACACGAAGCTCATGCCGATCACCGTCGCATTCACCGCGGTGCTGCTGACCTTCGGCGTGATAGTCATCGCAGCCGACGTGGTAAACCCCATCCGGCTTTTCGGCTAACGTCCTTCAATAGACCCCAACATCCAGGTACACCCAGGAATGAGGAAGCACTCCCCGTGAACGTCTCGCTCGGAATCCCCGAAACCCCCGCCGTCCTCGCGCCGCGTCGCAAGACCCGCCAGCTGATGGTCGGCGGCGTGGGGGTCGGGTCGGACCACCCGATCTCCGTGCAGTCGATGACCAACACCAAGACGCACGACATCAACGCGACGCTGCAGCAGATCGCGCAGCTCACCGCGTCGGGCTGCGACATCGTCCGCGTGGCCTGCCCGAAGACGATCGACGCCGAGGCGCTGCCGATCATCGCGAAGAAGTCCCCGATCCCGGTCATCGCGGACATCCACTTCCAGCCCAAGTACATCTTCGCCGCCATCGACGCCGGCTGCGCCGCCGTGCGCGTCAACCCGGGCAACATCAAGGAATTCGACGGCCGCGTCAAGGAGGTCGCCAAGGCCGCCGGCGATGCGGGCATCCCCATCCGCATCGGCGTCAACGCCGGTTCGCTGGACAAGCGGATCATGGAGAAGTACGGCAAGGCGACGCCGGAGGCTCTCGTCGAGTCCGCGCTGTGGGAGGCGAGCCTGTTCGAGGAGCACGGCTTCGGCGACATCAAGATCTCGGTCAAGCACAACGACCCCGTCGTCATGGTGGAGGCCTACCGCCAGCTGGCCGCGCAGTGCGACTACCCGCTGCACCTCGGCGTGACCGAGGCCGGCCCCGCGTTCCAGGGCACCATCAAGTCCGCCGTGGCCTTCGGCGCGCTGCTGTCGGAGGGCATCGGCGACACCATCCGCGTGTCGCTGTCGGCCCCGCCGGAGGAGGAGATCAAGGTCGGCGACCAGATCCTGCAGTCGCTGAACCTGCGCCCCCGCAAGCTCGACATCGTGTCCTGCCCCTCCTGCGGCCGCGCCCAGGTCGACGTCTACGAGCTCGCGGAGAAGGTGACCGCCGGGCTGGAGGGCATGGAGGTGCCGCTGCGCGTCGCCGTCATGGGCTGCGTGGTCAACGGCCCGGGCGAGGCGCGCGACGCCGACCTCGGCGTGGCGTCCGGCAACGGCAAGGGCCAGATCTTCGTCAAGGGCGAGGTCATCAAGACCGTGCCGGAGGATCAGATCGTCGAGACCCTCATCGAGGAGGCCATGCGCATCGCCTCGGAGATGGGAGAGGACGAGGCCACCGTCACCGGCGCCCCGGAGGTCAAGGTGACCGGGGCCTGATCCGGGCCCCTCGGCGTGCCACCCGCCGGGCGCCCGCGGCCGGTGATACCGTCCGCGGCATGAAGCCCAGCTCCCCGCGCCGGCGCATCGCCGCATTGTTCACGGCCGCAGCGATGACCGCGTCCGCCGTGGCGTGCACGCCGCGCCCGGACACGGGGGAAGACGTGCTCGAGAGCTTCTTCGAGGCGCTCGAGGGCGGCGACATCGTCGGGGCGGCGGAGCTGACCGATCACGCGGCCACCGCCCGCGAGGATCTCGGCGCCGCATGGAAGGGACTGTCCGCGGAGGCCCTGCAGGCGGAAATCGGCGACGTCCGCGGCGACGGGGGACGCACGACCGCGCAGGTCACCATGGACTGGGACCTGGCGGGGGACCGGGAGTGGAGCTACGACACCACGTTCCACCTGACCAAGTCCGACAGCCGGTGGGCCGTGCGCTGG
This genomic stretch from Corynebacterium hansenii harbors:
- a CDS encoding M50 family metallopeptidase, with the protein product MTFLLGVLLFALGIAVTIALHEWGHMRAARMCGMRVRRYFIGFGPTVWSTSRKHEGAGGHMTEYGLKAVPLGGFCDIAGMTAQDPVEPDEEEHAMWRRPWWQRIAVLSGGVVMNLIVGVLLIYIVAVAWGLPNMNADFSPRVKATQCVPATQNADGTLPECSGTGPAGDAGLRVGDVITSVNGTAVKTYPEVIEAVGSSSSETIEFTVERAGKAETISVVPEVVERRSSDGTVRKVPAVGVLFERPQNTLNEFTPLTAVPGALAFTGDMFGAVWDGLLSIPSKVPGVVASIFGAERDQESPMSVVGASRVGGEMVENDMWSGFLMMLANLNFFLALFNLVPLPPLDGGHIAVVVYEKLRDLVRRLAGKPALGPADYTKLMPITVAFTAVLLTFGVIVIAADVVNPIRLFG
- the ispG gene encoding flavodoxin-dependent (E)-4-hydroxy-3-methylbut-2-enyl-diphosphate synthase — protein: MNVSLGIPETPAVLAPRRKTRQLMVGGVGVGSDHPISVQSMTNTKTHDINATLQQIAQLTASGCDIVRVACPKTIDAEALPIIAKKSPIPVIADIHFQPKYIFAAIDAGCAAVRVNPGNIKEFDGRVKEVAKAAGDAGIPIRIGVNAGSLDKRIMEKYGKATPEALVESALWEASLFEEHGFGDIKISVKHNDPVVMVEAYRQLAAQCDYPLHLGVTEAGPAFQGTIKSAVAFGALLSEGIGDTIRVSLSAPPEEEIKVGDQILQSLNLRPRKLDIVSCPSCGRAQVDVYELAEKVTAGLEGMEVPLRVAVMGCVVNGPGEARDADLGVASGNGKGQIFVKGEVIKTVPEDQIVETLIEEAMRIASEMGEDEATVTGAPEVKVTGA